Proteins from one Cryptomeria japonica chromosome 4, Sugi_1.0, whole genome shotgun sequence genomic window:
- the LOC131875050 gene encoding putative leucine-rich repeat receptor-like serine/threonine-protein kinase At2g24130 — protein MAKPSYHSDEQTLLGFKAAISLDPFNTFLDWSPNHAFCNWTAITCSSRRQRVVSLNLTGKGLVGPISPLLGNLSFLKAVDLSNNSFEGPIPYQLGRLFRLRRLRLSRNKLAGPIPSSLGDCRSLQSLILAYNNLSGSIPSEFSLLSNLETLALADNKLTGIIPPFLGNLSLLITIDLPENRLQGGIPAELGMLSHLNWLDLCANRLIGSIPVALSNCTRLQMLELCDNFLKGPIQREFGRLSELQVVRLWKNQLTGEIPRSVGNWTQLQELYLDKNQLSGTVPLEFGKLQQLRRFLLWQNHFVSGSSGLSILIALTNCSSLTIIDLGFNHLTGVLPTSIGRLSNSLSFLSLQSNDIEGNIPNEIGNQTNLATITLEGNNFNGTVPSTLGGLSNLEILALGTNNLHGSIPENFGQSKRLGFLDLHGNMLSGRIPDSLGELPQLRRLVLHHNQLSGRIPASLGRCKTLEMVDLAHNKLTGSIPLEVAGLQNLQFYFNVSGNLLQGSISEMSKMVMVLAIDVSQNNFSGGIPNALASCKGLEYLNLSSNAFEGSIPASLADLQNLQYMDLSCNNLSGTIPMAFKKMKMLRHLNLSSNRLTGEVPKGGAFATLDASEVMGNLGLCGGWINLPPCSQSKQKQPSISKKVIIPVVVGIVILIMSLLLIAFSFRCKHSSTPTLKVWPPNISYKELVDATGGFNDDNLLGIGSFGSVYKGVLNNGTNIAVKVLKVQDERAHKSFGRECKALKRVRHRNIIKIISSCSNFDFKALILPLMTNGSLERWLYPHEGGRCRLNLSDRIRIAMEIAEGMAYLHHYCFVQLIHCDLKPSNVLLGDDMTSYIADFGISNLIHANSMDSSTSADALRGSIGYIAPEYGIGCQLTSKGDVYSYGILVLELLTMKRPTDDIFNEGINLQKWIEMHFPNKISNVVDNFLLIDVNESEISTVMECLTQFLQIGLFCTRESPQERPNMMEIVDRLKGWAVAMADSVGGVLVAGGGGCPWGYRSLWVTTVAATIVAAHSSGPRAVHCGMP, from the exons ATGGCGAAACCTTCTTATCACTCTGATGAACAAACACTCCTGGGTTTCAAAGCTGCCATCTCCCTCGATCCATTTAATACCTTCCTTGATTGGTCTCCCAATCACGCCTTCTGCAATTGGACTGCCATTACATGCTCTTCTCGTAGACAGCGTGTAGTTTCCTTGAATCTCACAGGTAAGGGACTAGTTGGCCCTATCTCTCCATTACTGGGTAATCTTTCCTTCCTTAAAGCAGTTGATCTTTCTAATAATAGCTTCGAGGGCCCTATTCCATATCAGCTTGGAAGGCTATTTCGCTTGAGAAGGCTTCGATTGTCTCGAAACAAGTTGGCAGGCCCCATTCCATCCTCTCTAGGAGACTGTCGTTCTTTACAATCTCTAATACTGGCGTATAACAATTTAAGCGGAAGCATTCCCTCTGAATTTAGTCTTCTGTCAAATTTAGAGACCTTGGCATTAGCAGATAACAAATTGACAGGTATTATCCCACCTTTCTTAGGAAATCTGTCCCTTTTAATTACCATTGACTTGCCCGAAAATAGACTCCAAGGTGGTATTCCTGCTGAGTTGGGTATGCTTAGTCACCTAAACTGGCTTGATCTTTGCGCTAACAGATTAATAGGGTCGATCCCTGTTGCCCTTTCAAATTGCACTCGTCTCCAAATGTTGGAGCTATGTGATAACTTCTTAAAAGGCCCGATTCAAAGGGAATTTGGAAGGCTATCAGAGTTGCAAGTAGTGCGTTTGTGGAAAAATCAACTCACTGGAGAAATACCCAGATCAGTGGGTAATTGGACTCAGCTGCAAGAATTGTATTTGGATAAGAATCAACTGAGCGGCACAGTGCCCCTGGAATTTGGTAAACTGCAGCAGTTGAGACGGTTTCTCTTGTGGCAAAATCATTTTGTTAGTGGAAGCAGTGGTTTGTCTATTTTAATAGCGTTAACTAATTGCTCCAGCTTAACAATTATTGATTTGGGATTTAATCATCTCACAGGCGTTTTGCCCACTTCAATTGGTCGGCTATCAAATTCACTCTCATTTTTATCATTGCAATCAAATGATATTGAGGGAAACATACCAAATGAGATTGGCAACCAGACCAATTTGGCGACAATAACCCTAGAAGGAAACAACTTCAATGGGACTGTTCCATCTACACTAGGTggactttcaaatttggaaatatTAGCTCTGGGCACAAACAACTTACATGGAAGCATTCCAGAAAACTTTGGCCAATCAAAAAGGCTTGGATTCTTGGACCTCCATGGGAACATGCTTTCAGGGCGAATTCCAGATAGTCTTGGCGAGCTTCCACAATTAAGAAGGCTTGTACTTCATCACAATCAACTATCCGGCAGAATACCTGCGAGTTTAGGAAGATGCAAGACTTTGGAAATGGTGGACTTGGCGCACAACAAACTAACTGGAAGCATACCCCTTGAAGTTGCAGGTCTTCAGAATCTCCAGTTCTATTTCAATGTTTCTGGAAATTTATTGCAAGGTTCTATTTCGGAAATGAGCAAAATGGTTATGGTTTTAGCTATAGATGTTTCCCAAAACAACTTCTCAGGTGGCATTCCCAATGCACTAGCAAGCTGCAAAGGGTTGGAATATCTAAATCTCTCTTCGAATGCATTTGAGGGGTCAATCCCAGCATCACTAGCAGATTTGCAAAATCTGCAGTACATGGATCTTTCTTGCAATAATTTGTCAGGTACAATACCGATGGCTTTCAAAAAGATGAAAATGCTTCGGCATCTCAATCTCTCTTCAAACAGGTTAACTGGAGAGGTCCCAAAGGGAGGAGCTTTTGCAACACTTGATGCTTCAGAAGTAATGGGAAATCTTGGCCTTTGCGGTGGATGGATAAACTTGCCGCCATGCTCTCAATCCAAACAAAAACAACCATCAATCTCCAAAAAGGTAATAATTCCTGTTGTAGTGGGAATTGTTATTTTGATCATGTCTCTTCTATTGATAGCATTTTCATTTAGATGCAAACATTCTAGTACCCCTACTTTGAAAGTATGGCCTCCAAATATTTCATATAAAGAACTTGTAGATGCAACTGGTGGGTTCAATGACGACAATCTCTTAGGGATTGGCAGTTTTGGGTCAGTTTATAAAGGGGTTCTAAACAATGGGACAAATATTGCTGTTAAAGTTCTCAAGGTACAAGATGAACGTGCTCACAAAAGTTTCGGGAGAGAATGCAAGGCATTAAAGAGAGTTCGACATCGTAATATAATCAAAATCATTTCATCATGCTCTAATTTTGATTTTAAAGCCTTAATTCTTCCATTAATGACAAATGGAAGTTTAGAGAGATGGTTGTATCCTCATGAAGGGGGTAGATGCAGATTAAATTTGAGTGATCGAATAAGGATAGCCATGGAGATAGCAGAAGGAATGGCATATCttcaccattattgttttgttCAATTGATTCATTGTGACCTCAAGCCGAGTAATGTCCTATTAGGAGATGACATGACTTCATATATAGCAGATTTTGGCATTTCCAATCTTATTCATGCAAATTCCATGGATTCTTCAACTTCTGCAGATGCACTTAGAGGATCCATTGGGTACATTGCACCAG AGTATGGAATAGGTTGTCAACTTACTTCAAAGGGAGATGTATACAGCTATGGAATTTTGGTTTTAGAGTTGTTGACAATGAAGAGACCAACAGATGATATATTCAATGAAGGAATCAATCTACAAAAATGGATAGAAATgcattttccaaataaaatttcaAATGTGGTGGATAATTTCCTTCTTATAGATGTTAATGAATCAGAGATATCAACTGTAATGGAATGCCTTACCCAATTCTTACAAATTGGGCTGTTTTGCACAAGGGAGTCACCTCAAGAACGCCCAAATATGATGGAGATAGTTGATAGATTAAAG GGATGGGCGGTGGCCATGGCCGACTCGGTGGGAGGCGTTTTGGTCGCAGGCGGCGGCGGGTGTCCTTGGGGATACCGCTcactgtgggttaccacagtggcaGCGACCATTGTGGCCGCCCACAGTAGTGGCCCTCGGGCTGTCCACTGTGGGATGCCATAG